The following coding sequences are from one Paenibacillus tundrae window:
- a CDS encoding 5'-deoxyadenosine deaminase → MGTILLKGAQLVTMNAAEDVFTGDLLIEDNKIKEIAVNINVEADQVIDVRGKVLLPGFIQTHIHLCQTLFRGRADDLELMDWLRQRIWPLEAAHDEESVYYSAMLGLGELISSGTTTILDMETVHHTESAFQAMAESGIRVISGKVMMDHGDEVPEPLRENTATSLQQSVDLLEKWNGFGGGRIQYAFCPRFVVSCTEELLIEVRDLSNQYHVKVHTHASENRGEIELVEHERGMRNIVYLDHIGLATSRLVLAHCVWLSEEEKQIIRKRGVKVTHCPGSNMKLSSGIADIPDLLNRQIAVGIGADGAPCNNNLDMFQEMRLTALIQKVPHGPTVMDARTVLRMATMGGAEVLGMSKEIGSLEVGKKADMVLLDLDDFHTYPSYETDVYSRVVYSATRSCVETVIIDGAIVLSHRKIQTIDRGIVLRESDKSIARLMKRI, encoded by the coding sequence ATGGGAACAATTCTACTAAAAGGCGCACAGTTAGTCACGATGAATGCGGCAGAGGACGTATTCACTGGGGATCTACTAATAGAAGATAACAAAATCAAAGAAATCGCCGTGAATATTAATGTTGAAGCAGATCAAGTCATCGATGTGCGTGGCAAAGTGCTCCTGCCTGGTTTTATTCAGACTCATATTCATCTGTGTCAAACCTTATTTCGCGGACGAGCGGACGATCTGGAATTAATGGATTGGCTACGTCAACGGATCTGGCCGCTTGAAGCAGCACATGATGAGGAATCCGTGTATTATTCGGCAATGCTTGGCTTAGGTGAGTTAATCTCAAGTGGAACTACAACTATTCTGGATATGGAAACGGTACACCATACAGAATCAGCGTTTCAGGCTATGGCTGAGAGTGGAATACGTGTGATCTCAGGTAAGGTCATGATGGATCATGGTGATGAAGTGCCTGAACCTTTACGTGAAAATACTGCTACTTCCTTACAGCAAAGTGTCGATCTGCTGGAAAAATGGAACGGGTTCGGCGGTGGACGGATCCAATATGCATTTTGTCCACGTTTTGTTGTGTCTTGCACTGAGGAATTGCTAATTGAAGTTCGTGACTTATCGAACCAATATCATGTGAAAGTGCATACGCATGCTTCTGAGAATCGCGGAGAAATCGAGCTGGTTGAACACGAGCGTGGTATGCGTAACATCGTGTACCTTGATCATATTGGATTAGCTACTTCTAGACTGGTACTGGCTCATTGTGTGTGGCTCAGTGAAGAAGAGAAGCAGATTATCCGCAAACGCGGTGTCAAAGTCACTCACTGTCCTGGCTCGAATATGAAGCTATCTTCCGGTATTGCGGATATTCCTGATCTCCTGAATCGACAAATTGCGGTAGGGATTGGTGCGGACGGCGCTCCATGCAACAACAATCTGGATATGTTTCAGGAAATGCGCCTAACTGCGCTAATTCAAAAGGTACCACATGGGCCAACCGTCATGGATGCACGGACTGTGCTGCGGATGGCAACGATGGGAGGTGCAGAAGTGCTTGGCATGTCCAAAGAGATTGGAAGCCTTGAGGTTGGCAAAAAAGCAGATATGGTTCTGCTGGATTTGGATGATTTCCATACCTATCCTTCATATGAGACAGACGTGTATTCACGTGTAGTTTACTCAGCGACACGTAGCTGTGTAGAGACCGTTATTATAGACGGAGCTATTGTGCTGAGCCATCGTAAAATCCAAACGATTGATCGGGGCATTGTCCTGCGTGAGTCGGATAAGAGCATTGCCAGATTGATGAAGCGGATCTAA
- a CDS encoding XdhC family protein translates to MEMHDLSAIVANCTNRYVLATAIKVEGHAYRKQGVSMLLTEDGSMYGSISPGCLESDLQARVERILNTGQLEIVEYDMRPEDDLSWGETVGCGGLVVVLLEPVQGKLYAMLVAMNEYLHTGTPVELTRIFQQGFSKINYRLSLIRIEGDKGHIDESEQIALMEHIRMNESNHAKSQPISVLNEMEVVRNERKPESVSVEANPCDLPSQFTSTYYAKPRLIVIGAGNDVLPVVKLAQLAGFRIVVADWRESLCTAERFPDVALCLGFPREILSALQFQRDDHILLMSHQFPREREMLELLVGVNYAYLGIMGSKTRTECLLNGLPPLSHVHSPVGLSIGAEGPDEIAISIAAELIASKRSVAASRQKAKKEVEHGTDGYSTCSR, encoded by the coding sequence ATGGAGATGCATGATCTGAGTGCCATTGTAGCGAACTGTACTAACCGCTACGTACTTGCCACAGCGATCAAGGTAGAGGGTCATGCTTATCGTAAACAAGGTGTCTCTATGCTTTTGACCGAAGATGGCAGCATGTATGGTAGCATCAGCCCAGGATGTCTGGAAAGTGATCTACAGGCACGTGTGGAGCGCATTTTAAATACTGGACAGCTGGAGATCGTGGAATATGATATGCGTCCCGAAGATGATCTGTCTTGGGGAGAGACGGTGGGCTGTGGTGGATTGGTAGTTGTACTGCTTGAGCCGGTTCAAGGCAAGCTGTACGCCATGTTAGTGGCGATGAACGAATATTTGCACACGGGCACTCCTGTTGAATTAACGCGTATATTTCAACAGGGGTTCTCCAAGATCAATTATCGACTGAGTCTCATACGCATAGAGGGTGACAAGGGTCATATTGATGAATCGGAACAGATTGCATTAATGGAGCACATTCGAATGAACGAATCTAACCATGCTAAATCTCAGCCTATATCAGTGCTGAATGAAATGGAAGTTGTGCGCAATGAGCGCAAGCCTGAATCAGTCTCAGTGGAAGCTAATCCGTGTGACTTACCCTCTCAATTTACTTCCACTTATTATGCTAAACCCCGCTTAATCGTTATTGGCGCAGGTAATGATGTGCTCCCCGTAGTGAAGCTTGCCCAACTGGCAGGCTTTCGCATCGTGGTTGCTGACTGGAGAGAATCGCTGTGTACTGCTGAACGTTTTCCTGACGTGGCGTTGTGTCTAGGATTTCCACGCGAGATTCTGTCAGCTCTTCAATTCCAGAGAGACGATCACATTCTCTTGATGAGTCATCAATTCCCAAGGGAACGAGAAATGTTGGAGCTCCTGGTAGGCGTGAACTATGCATATCTAGGCATTATGGGCTCGAAGACAAGAACAGAGTGTCTATTAAACGGATTACCGCCATTATCCCATGTTCATTCTCCTGTCGGATTAAGTATCGGAGCAGAAGGACCTGATGAGATTGCTATAAGTATCGCCGCAGAGCTTATTGCCAGTAAACGGAGCGTGGCGGCCTCGCGTCAAAAGGCTAAGAAGGAGGTTGAACATGGGACTGACGGGTATTCTACTTGCAGCAGGTAA
- a CDS encoding nucleotidyltransferase family protein, with translation MGLTGILLAAGKSSRLGRDKLSVVMPDGRSLATWSLEAALGSKLERVICVVKPEDILSWIPRRWLCSASYAYQPEAKLVISVCDAYAMGMAHSLHCGIRNAEQYEPDGYMVMLADQPLIETQQINEIITTFETNKQSDYVAATDCEDGKPPVAFRSHLLAQLLSLRGDEGARRIMRNSQFTGTYVSLPAPSFWDADTEDELERIVHYMEHLHPSQDTQLL, from the coding sequence ATGGGACTGACGGGTATTCTACTTGCAGCAGGTAAAAGCTCTCGCTTGGGTCGGGATAAGTTGTCAGTGGTTATGCCGGACGGGAGGTCTTTGGCTACGTGGTCTCTAGAGGCTGCACTCGGTTCCAAGTTAGAGCGAGTTATATGTGTTGTCAAACCAGAGGATATCTTATCGTGGATCCCAAGACGATGGCTATGTTCAGCATCTTATGCTTATCAACCTGAGGCGAAATTGGTGATCTCTGTCTGTGATGCTTATGCCATGGGCATGGCTCACTCGTTACATTGTGGCATACGAAATGCTGAGCAATATGAGCCAGACGGGTATATGGTGATGCTGGCAGATCAGCCACTTATTGAAACTCAGCAGATTAACGAGATCATAACGACCTTCGAAACAAATAAACAATCCGATTATGTTGCAGCCACAGATTGTGAAGATGGTAAACCACCTGTTGCTTTTCGCTCACATCTGCTTGCTCAACTCTTATCTCTTCGTGGTGATGAGGGAGCAAGGAGAATCATGCGCAACTCCCAATTCACCGGCACATACGTCTCCTTACCTGCTCCTAGCTTCTGGGATGCCGATACGGAAGATGAGTTAGAACGGATCGTGCACTATATGGAGCATCTTCATCCATCACAAGATACACAACTATTATAA
- a CDS encoding FAD binding domain-containing protein, which produces MPAYGSGAMPTVWQPQDLHELSELRNRLQGRYCFTAGGTLLRTQWEGGLVASPEHLICLSELPGVSDIYAEEQQLVIGALTRLNSCEADTLVAQFPLLQEAIRVIAAPSIRNVATLGGNIVSGVGDTITALLVYDAQLCWMTDRGMEIRSLASWLSGGQDGRRNPEDVLVSIHLPMQDKDSLEVDMGHHSPHMKEISYYRKLGRRETFSASLVTVSIHGEIGVDGRWKRMAIAAGGGSGMAMRLPLCEQLLLDEVASVGQAAVLASMVMNEFVTYGDAFASERYRKQTAGNLLAAGLWEAMN; this is translated from the coding sequence ATGCCAGCGTACGGATCAGGCGCGATGCCAACAGTATGGCAGCCCCAGGATTTACATGAACTGAGCGAGCTGAGGAATAGGCTTCAGGGTAGATATTGTTTTACTGCTGGTGGAACGTTACTTCGAACGCAGTGGGAGGGTGGTTTAGTTGCTTCTCCTGAGCACTTGATATGCCTTTCCGAGCTTCCGGGTGTAAGTGACATATATGCTGAAGAGCAGCAGCTGGTGATTGGTGCATTGACTCGTCTGAACAGTTGTGAGGCAGATACGCTGGTGGCACAATTTCCCCTTTTGCAAGAGGCTATTCGCGTGATCGCTGCCCCTTCCATCCGAAATGTGGCAACGTTAGGTGGCAATATTGTATCGGGTGTGGGTGACACGATTACTGCCTTGTTAGTTTACGATGCGCAGTTATGTTGGATGACAGATCGAGGTATGGAAATTCGCAGCTTGGCATCATGGCTAAGCGGAGGACAGGATGGACGTCGGAATCCGGAAGATGTCCTGGTCTCTATTCATCTACCGATGCAAGACAAGGATTCGCTGGAAGTTGATATGGGTCACCACAGTCCACACATGAAGGAGATAAGCTACTATCGCAAACTAGGACGGCGTGAAACCTTTAGCGCCTCTCTGGTGACAGTGTCAATCCATGGTGAAATTGGCGTGGATGGTCGTTGGAAACGGATGGCGATCGCCGCAGGCGGAGGATCGGGTATGGCGATGCGATTGCCACTGTGCGAGCAGCTGCTTCTTGATGAAGTAGCATCGGTAGGGCAAGCAGCGGTTCTTGCATCGATGGTTATGAATGAATTCGTAACATATGGCGATGCATTCGCCTCAGAACGATATCGGAAACAGACTGCTGGAAATTTGCTTGCTGCTGGTCTGTGGGAAGCAATGAATTAA
- the pucD gene encoding xanthine dehydrogenase subunit D: MLLNRKVSGKRWHLRPDGIGKVTGQLQYLTDMTHPDMVYGRVLRSVYPYARIISIDTSEAEAMEGVLAVLTSKDVPGLNRFGIATPDQPVFCEDVVRYVGDAIAAVAAISSERAALALDAIRVEYEELPPLDSTDVALAPGAPELHEHGPGNVLHRTEIKRGKIEEAFAACEHVVSETYYTPRQMHAYMETEGGLFIPDESGRLHVYAATQHGYKDRMQLARIIGCLEEDIRVVSSPIGGSFGGKDELNVQPYGALLALRCLRPVKMHNSRKESVRAGLKRHPMKIEMQTGISREGIIQAHRVRITADTGAYATLGAPVLNFATEHCLGPYSIPHVDVEGVSVYTNNGLSGEFRGFGGNQAIFAMEGQMDRLAEIMRMDPWEFRRRNMRGKSDPGPLNQRILVTDGLSQVWEAMERSDLWQKYQQPPPNSSLPPWIKRGVGAALAMHGAGLGYGIPDPAGGRLSLNKDGKIEVAFSYEEFGQGLIATLEIMLCDLFQCSTSDLSIIIGDTDRVPHSGSSTASRSTTMAWMALQRLHTPFRSKLLSVAAASVGIAAEELVTGPGGIWRKGQLQPTGMLVSYVDLVQQGEEEEWIFDTQFAYPTTPDQVVGGHYLYTYAAVAAEVEVNTLTGEAKLLDTHHVVAAGPVINPMGFIGQIEGGSVMALGFTLTEDALMQDSRYVTTNLDTYLIPTIRDIHTDLKVEAIEDLPEGDPFGPRGIGEIGSVALAPAITAAIQQATGVWVNRLPVSREQLMKPVDVPLQEGVQPS; this comes from the coding sequence ATGCTGCTGAATCGAAAGGTTAGTGGAAAACGATGGCATTTGCGCCCAGATGGAATCGGTAAAGTGACAGGACAACTCCAATATTTGACGGATATGACACACCCGGATATGGTCTATGGAAGAGTGCTTCGAAGCGTCTATCCTTATGCACGGATTATTTCAATTGATACGTCCGAAGCTGAAGCTATGGAAGGTGTTCTAGCCGTTCTTACGTCGAAGGACGTGCCTGGCCTGAATCGGTTTGGGATTGCAACTCCAGATCAACCCGTATTCTGTGAGGATGTTGTCCGTTATGTAGGCGATGCGATTGCAGCAGTGGCTGCCATCTCTTCTGAGCGGGCAGCACTTGCTCTGGATGCCATTCGTGTTGAATACGAAGAATTACCTCCATTGGACAGCACGGATGTAGCACTTGCTCCAGGTGCACCTGAACTGCATGAGCATGGACCGGGCAATGTATTACATCGCACCGAAATTAAACGAGGCAAGATAGAGGAAGCTTTTGCAGCCTGTGAGCATGTGGTGAGTGAGACGTACTATACACCTCGCCAGATGCATGCCTATATGGAAACAGAGGGTGGGCTTTTTATCCCTGATGAGTCAGGTAGACTTCATGTGTATGCAGCTACGCAGCACGGGTATAAAGACCGGATGCAGCTCGCGCGAATTATTGGTTGCCTCGAGGAAGATATCCGGGTCGTCTCCTCGCCGATTGGTGGTTCTTTTGGTGGAAAAGATGAATTGAACGTCCAGCCGTATGGCGCGCTCTTAGCTCTTCGTTGTTTGCGTCCTGTGAAGATGCATAATTCGCGGAAAGAATCTGTTCGTGCTGGTCTGAAACGGCATCCGATGAAGATTGAGATGCAAACAGGTATTAGTCGCGAAGGTATCATTCAAGCTCATCGAGTTCGAATTACGGCAGATACGGGTGCGTATGCCACGTTAGGAGCACCCGTGCTTAATTTTGCAACAGAGCATTGTCTTGGTCCTTATTCTATTCCGCATGTTGATGTGGAAGGGGTCTCTGTGTATACCAATAACGGTTTATCTGGTGAATTCCGTGGGTTTGGTGGAAATCAAGCGATCTTTGCAATGGAAGGGCAGATGGATCGTCTGGCTGAAATAATGAGAATGGATCCATGGGAATTCAGAAGACGTAATATGAGGGGGAAATCAGACCCGGGACCACTCAATCAGCGTATTCTCGTAACAGATGGCTTGTCTCAGGTGTGGGAGGCGATGGAACGCTCTGATCTATGGCAAAAATATCAGCAGCCACCGCCCAATTCGTCGCTGCCTCCATGGATCAAACGTGGAGTAGGTGCAGCTCTGGCTATGCATGGCGCGGGGTTAGGCTATGGAATTCCTGATCCCGCGGGAGGGCGCTTATCCTTGAATAAGGATGGCAAGATAGAGGTGGCTTTTAGTTACGAGGAGTTTGGTCAGGGCCTCATTGCTACATTAGAAATTATGCTCTGTGACTTGTTTCAATGCAGTACGTCGGATCTTAGCATCATCATAGGAGATACAGACCGGGTACCACACAGCGGTTCCAGCACTGCATCACGTTCAACCACGATGGCGTGGATGGCTCTGCAACGTTTGCATACACCGTTTCGTTCGAAACTGTTGTCAGTCGCTGCGGCGAGTGTAGGGATTGCAGCAGAAGAACTTGTAACCGGACCTGGAGGGATATGGCGGAAAGGTCAGCTCCAGCCAACCGGAATGCTGGTATCCTATGTGGATCTAGTGCAGCAGGGTGAAGAGGAAGAATGGATTTTCGATACACAATTCGCATATCCAACAACGCCAGATCAGGTCGTAGGTGGACACTATCTATACACGTATGCAGCGGTTGCTGCAGAGGTTGAAGTCAACACATTGACTGGTGAGGCTAAATTGTTGGATACGCACCATGTCGTTGCGGCAGGTCCTGTCATTAATCCCATGGGTTTCATAGGACAGATCGAAGGCGGCAGTGTGATGGCACTCGGGTTTACATTAACTGAGGATGCACTCATGCAGGATAGCCGTTATGTAACAACCAACCTTGATACCTACTTAATCCCAACTATTCGAGATATTCATACTGACTTGAAAGTAGAAGCGATTGAAGATCTACCTGAAGGAGATCCATTTGGACCAAGGGGAATTGGCGAAATCGGATCTGTAGCACTAGCTCCAGCAATAACTGCTGCTATTCAGCAAGCGACAGGTGTATGGGTGAACCGCTTGCCTGTATCACGTGAACAACTGATGAAGCCTGTCGATGTACCGTTACAGGAAGGAGTGCAACCCTCATGA
- a CDS encoding (2Fe-2S)-binding protein, producing MSKPLANFWTAVINGEEQQLQITPTTRLVDILRTHLNLTGTKVSCEVGRCGACMVLMDGDPVNSCLLMAYQCQGREITTIEGLSGNQEGDLHPIQQAFVEEGGFQCGYCTPGMVISTKALLDQHPQPTQEQIEIGLCGNLCRCTGYGGILRAVKSAGESLCAADKITENTEMERNDYDVVDS from the coding sequence ATGAGTAAACCGCTAGCTAACTTCTGGACAGCCGTTATTAATGGGGAAGAGCAGCAGTTACAGATCACTCCAACGACTAGGCTTGTTGATATTCTAAGGACGCATTTGAATCTAACAGGTACAAAAGTATCTTGCGAGGTAGGTCGCTGCGGGGCATGCATGGTTCTAATGGATGGTGACCCGGTAAATTCCTGCTTATTGATGGCTTATCAATGCCAAGGTCGCGAGATCACAACGATTGAAGGACTGAGCGGAAATCAAGAAGGGGATCTGCACCCGATTCAACAAGCATTTGTTGAAGAAGGGGGATTTCAATGTGGTTACTGTACGCCCGGGATGGTGATATCCACCAAAGCATTACTGGATCAACATCCGCAACCAACGCAAGAACAGATCGAAATTGGTCTCTGTGGTAACTTGTGTCGTTGTACTGGATATGGCGGTATCCTTCGTGCCGTAAAGAGCGCAGGGGAGAGCCTGTGTGCAGCGGATAAGATTACGGAAAATACGGAGATGGAACGAAATGATTATGATGTCGTGGATTCTTAG
- the glpX gene encoding class II fructose-bisphosphatase has translation MERELALEIVRVTELAALASAPWMGRGDKNSADEAATLAMRAMFDSVSIRGTVVIGEGEMDEAPMLYIGEEVGNAEGPEVDVAVDPLEGTEIVAKGLNNALSVIAVAGKGNLLHAPDMYMEKLAVGPALVGKVSIEDPVEVTLEKAAAALNKNISDLTVMILDRIRHESTIKTLRKVGVRIKFLSDGDVAGAMAPAFPEAGIDLYVGSGGAPEGVLAAAALSCLGGEIQGRLMPANADEFQRCLQMGIDNPYKVLTMQDMIGTEDVIFAATGVTPGEILGGVRYLADDRAETDSIVMRAKTKTIRFIRSQHFLPNKEVLHKVRQLQSIPEPSDRIPSHMKTMEQAEFSQSSVDHSLMTSAEHG, from the coding sequence ATGGAACGCGAACTGGCGTTGGAAATTGTCAGAGTAACAGAATTGGCTGCTTTAGCCTCAGCACCATGGATGGGAAGAGGAGATAAGAACAGCGCAGATGAAGCGGCTACTTTGGCCATGCGCGCCATGTTCGATTCCGTGTCTATTCGCGGCACGGTAGTAATCGGTGAAGGTGAAATGGACGAAGCGCCCATGCTGTATATCGGTGAGGAAGTGGGCAACGCGGAAGGACCTGAGGTAGACGTAGCTGTAGACCCTCTGGAAGGTACAGAAATCGTAGCTAAAGGTCTAAATAATGCTTTATCGGTTATTGCGGTGGCTGGGAAAGGAAACCTGCTCCATGCACCGGATATGTATATGGAGAAGCTAGCTGTTGGCCCTGCTCTCGTTGGCAAGGTCAGCATTGAGGATCCAGTTGAAGTCACTTTGGAAAAGGCCGCGGCCGCCCTGAACAAAAACATTTCGGATTTGACTGTCATGATTCTGGATCGTATCCGTCACGAAAGTACCATCAAAACGCTGCGTAAGGTTGGGGTACGGATCAAATTCCTCAGTGATGGTGACGTTGCAGGTGCAATGGCTCCTGCTTTCCCGGAAGCGGGCATTGATCTGTATGTTGGATCGGGAGGTGCACCAGAAGGTGTGCTGGCTGCTGCTGCATTATCATGCTTAGGTGGTGAAATACAAGGTCGCTTGATGCCGGCCAATGCCGACGAGTTCCAGCGCTGCTTGCAGATGGGAATTGATAACCCCTATAAAGTATTAACGATGCAAGATATGATCGGCACAGAAGATGTTATTTTTGCAGCAACAGGTGTAACACCAGGTGAGATTCTGGGAGGTGTGCGTTATTTAGCGGATGATCGGGCTGAGACGGACTCCATTGTGATGCGGGCCAAAACGAAAACAATCCGTTTCATTCGTTCACAGCATTTCCTGCCGAACAAGGAAGTGTTGCACAAAGTAAGACAGCTACAGTCCATTCCAGAACCGTCTGATCGTATCCCGAGTCATATGAAGACAATGGAGCAGGCGGAGTTTAGCCAATCCTCTGTAGACCATAGTCTAATGACTTCAGCAGAACACGGATGA
- a CDS encoding LacI family DNA-binding transcriptional regulator: MNVVASRKEVAELAGVSEATVSRVLNGVGPIKEETKRKVLQASEQLGYVPSALARSFARSKSGNLGVVMPYVPKAHLFSAYFFSEMLSGIGNKARESGMDLLVMFRTPDEVMNYTDLFRRQKIDACIILGARDDPGELSALQQLHQEGHPFCVMNQHFAGQSFVEVDADHIEGSRQAIRHLTDQGYRKIAFLNGPDSYSNSQERLQGVQMGMQEAQMELDPSLLLEGNYSRRSGLEAAGRIADRLHEIDAVFAANDRMAIGVMHGLRERGIPVEDFPAFVGYDDSDAAEMAVPPLTSVRVPFYEMGELATKKLIDEKVGIPPTNLTRLSSDSTRHLLPTELVVRASSIR; this comes from the coding sequence GTGAATGTCGTGGCATCACGTAAAGAAGTGGCTGAGCTTGCGGGTGTCTCTGAGGCTACCGTATCCCGTGTGTTAAATGGAGTTGGGCCAATCAAAGAGGAAACCAAGCGCAAAGTACTTCAAGCTTCTGAGCAACTTGGATACGTTCCGAGTGCACTCGCTCGCAGTTTTGCTAGGAGCAAAAGCGGTAACCTCGGTGTAGTGATGCCTTATGTTCCTAAAGCACATTTGTTCTCTGCCTATTTCTTCTCTGAAATGTTAAGTGGTATTGGGAACAAGGCGCGGGAAAGTGGAATGGATCTGCTCGTTATGTTTCGAACACCGGATGAGGTTATGAATTACACAGATCTGTTTCGTAGGCAGAAGATAGATGCTTGTATCATTCTTGGTGCAAGAGACGATCCGGGAGAACTGTCGGCACTGCAGCAGCTTCATCAGGAAGGGCATCCATTTTGCGTCATGAACCAGCATTTTGCAGGTCAATCCTTCGTGGAAGTGGATGCGGATCATATTGAGGGTAGCCGGCAAGCGATTCGCCATCTGACCGATCAGGGCTACCGCAAGATTGCTTTTCTCAACGGACCAGACAGCTATTCGAACAGTCAAGAACGATTGCAGGGTGTTCAGATGGGGATGCAGGAAGCCCAAATGGAGCTAGATCCCAGCCTGTTACTGGAAGGTAACTACAGTAGACGAAGTGGTCTGGAAGCTGCGGGGCGCATAGCTGATCGCCTACATGAGATTGATGCTGTATTTGCAGCAAACGATCGGATGGCCATCGGGGTAATGCATGGGTTGCGCGAGCGTGGCATACCGGTTGAGGATTTCCCTGCTTTTGTAGGGTACGATGACTCCGATGCCGCCGAAATGGCGGTTCCACCGTTGACCAGTGTGCGGGTTCCGTTTTACGAGATGGGGGAGCTTGCTACTAAGAAACTCATTGATGAGAAGGTAGGAATTCCGCCTACGAATCTTACTCGTCTATCTTCAGACTCCACCAGACATCTATTACCCACCGAGTTAGTTGTTCGTGCTTCATCGATCCGTTAA
- a CDS encoding Gfo/Idh/MocA family protein, whose product MSKHLRVGMVGYKFMGKAHSNAYRSLPMFFPSAPLQPEMSVICGRNEQGVQEAANQFGWSESVTDWRELVKRDDIDLIDINAPSDAHKEIAIEAARQGKHLFCEKPLALSLADSREMLQAAEDAGIAHMVGFNYRFSPAVQLAKDLVQSGRLGKIYHFRAFFLQDWIMDPSFPLVWRLQKEVAGSGSHGDLGAHLIDLARFLVGEFKEVIGMSETFIKERPLASEMTGLSAKGSTTSDAPKGEVTVDDATLFLARFADGALGSFEATRFAAGHRSTNSFEINGSLGSVRFDFERMNELEVYFTKDEEDVQGFRRVLATDPAHKYAEAWWPAGHTIGFEHTFTHEMLELVTAISEGRQPSPSFHDGVACQAVLEAVERSIDERRWVSLEEM is encoded by the coding sequence ATGTCAAAACATCTTCGTGTAGGAATGGTTGGATACAAATTTATGGGGAAAGCACACAGTAACGCTTATCGAAGCCTACCCATGTTTTTCCCGTCAGCCCCTTTGCAGCCTGAAATGTCCGTCATCTGCGGACGTAACGAGCAAGGTGTTCAGGAGGCCGCTAACCAGTTTGGGTGGTCTGAGAGTGTAACGGATTGGCGTGAGCTGGTAAAGCGAGATGATATCGATCTTATAGACATTAACGCGCCAAGTGATGCACACAAAGAGATTGCAATTGAAGCTGCACGTCAGGGTAAGCATCTATTCTGCGAGAAACCCTTGGCACTATCACTCGCGGATTCCCGTGAGATGCTCCAAGCAGCCGAGGATGCGGGCATTGCTCACATGGTAGGGTTCAATTATCGTTTCTCCCCAGCAGTGCAGTTAGCCAAAGATCTGGTGCAGAGCGGACGCTTGGGTAAAATCTATCACTTCCGTGCATTTTTCCTGCAAGACTGGATTATGGATCCGTCCTTTCCGCTCGTATGGCGATTGCAAAAAGAAGTCGCTGGCTCCGGCTCGCACGGCGATCTCGGCGCACATCTGATCGACCTAGCTCGCTTCCTAGTAGGAGAGTTCAAGGAAGTTATCGGTATGAGCGAGACATTTATCAAAGAACGTCCTCTTGCTTCTGAAATGACGGGATTAAGTGCCAAAGGTAGCACAACCAGTGATGCACCGAAGGGCGAAGTCACCGTCGATGACGCAACACTATTCTTGGCAAGGTTCGCAGATGGAGCACTGGGAAGCTTCGAGGCTACACGTTTTGCAGCCGGTCACCGTAGCACGAATTCCTTTGAAATTAATGGTAGTCTCGGAAGTGTGCGGTTCGACTTTGAACGTATGAATGAATTGGAGGTTTATTTCACCAAAGACGAAGAAGATGTGCAAGGATTCCGCCGTGTACTTGCAACCGATCCAGCGCACAAGTATGCCGAAGCTTGGTGGCCTGCTGGACACACGATTGGATTTGAACATACGTTCACCCATGAGATGTTAGAGCTTGTTACTGCAATATCGGAAGGTCGTCAGCCATCACCTAGTTTCCATGACGGTGTAGCTTGTCAAGCAGTGCTTGAAGCTGTTGAGCGCTCCATTGATGAGCGACGTTGGGTATCCCTTGAAGAGATGTGA